One genomic segment of bacterium includes these proteins:
- a CDS encoding MFS transporter, producing MHTPQSDQSTAPTKRTRSKFPQSFWVANTMEIFERLAWYGFFAVSSLYITGSVSEGALGFTSEQRGILQGVIPFILYLLPVVFGALGDRFGYKKTFIVAYSLLVPGYYLLGQFTAFGTFFMSFLFVAIGAAIFKPVVVGTVARTTDETNSSMGFGIFYMMVNVGGFVGPVVAGFVRVRYGWDWVFAASSFWIACNFIWLLLFYKEPTTEATSGQKRTLRQVFGGIVQVLGNGRFFIMVFGILLLLAISGRDISWTDMALITGGWIILNLLLDIPLRAREKRSGQAAKGLRAPMKLGNWKFALYLLILSGFWTSFNQIFLTHPEFIRDFVDTRDMVNSARKWFGDDFARVVAAVNEELLANELGVFATDTRSSMDERIAALKNGSYLADLDTIPHNDLAATRSPQRVRMTAPEVKPMIWELYHFKVRIPNDTLIAHLNRLPVSVLAVDQTMVDGLVRELRSEQDRDAALKKMEVFVSGQVKTARGTQAPSGARPLPAEERRISEALVLKLGNWAFDERSQLDGTKLSYALGGIAFAMPADLRGEAHQLAEAYRQVNPEYIINVDAGAIVIFQVLVSFLIGFIPPLSAMVIGIVISAIGIGMAAWTYTGWLVTLAIAIFAFGEMAASPKSQEYVGRIAPQQKVAMFMGFYFWTVALGNIFGGRLSGELYGSLARDAGRPDIMWIIFGGLGLLTAVILMLYDRLIIGKGKME from the coding sequence ATGCACACACCTCAATCAGATCAGTCTACTGCACCGACGAAGCGAACCCGCTCCAAGTTCCCCCAGAGCTTCTGGGTGGCCAATACGATGGAGATCTTCGAGCGGCTGGCCTGGTACGGCTTCTTTGCCGTGTCATCGCTGTATATAACCGGCTCGGTCAGCGAAGGCGCGTTGGGATTCACCTCCGAACAGCGAGGCATTCTTCAGGGCGTCATTCCGTTTATCCTCTATCTATTGCCGGTGGTATTCGGCGCTCTCGGTGATCGGTTCGGGTACAAGAAGACGTTTATCGTCGCCTACTCACTGCTGGTTCCCGGCTACTACCTGCTCGGGCAGTTCACCGCCTTCGGAACGTTCTTCATGTCGTTCCTGTTCGTAGCCATCGGGGCGGCCATCTTCAAGCCGGTGGTCGTGGGAACGGTGGCGCGAACGACGGACGAGACGAATTCCTCGATGGGATTCGGAATCTTCTACATGATGGTGAACGTCGGCGGTTTTGTTGGCCCGGTCGTCGCGGGATTCGTGCGGGTACGATACGGTTGGGATTGGGTGTTTGCCGCATCGTCGTTCTGGATTGCCTGCAATTTCATTTGGCTGCTCCTGTTCTACAAAGAGCCGACCACCGAGGCTACCAGCGGGCAGAAACGGACTTTGCGGCAAGTCTTCGGCGGGATCGTACAAGTGCTGGGGAACGGCCGATTCTTCATCATGGTATTCGGTATCCTCCTGCTACTGGCCATTTCCGGACGGGACATCTCGTGGACGGACATGGCGCTCATCACCGGTGGGTGGATTATCCTGAATCTTCTGCTTGATATTCCGCTCCGGGCCCGCGAGAAGAGGTCGGGCCAGGCGGCCAAGGGATTGCGCGCTCCGATGAAACTGGGCAACTGGAAGTTCGCCTTGTATCTGTTGATTCTCTCGGGATTCTGGACTTCATTCAATCAGATATTCCTGACGCATCCCGAGTTCATTCGGGATTTCGTGGACACGCGGGACATGGTGAACTCCGCGCGCAAATGGTTCGGCGATGATTTCGCGCGAGTGGTCGCGGCCGTGAACGAGGAACTCCTGGCCAATGAGTTGGGAGTATTCGCGACGGACACGCGGTCGAGCATGGACGAGCGGATCGCTGCGCTGAAGAACGGTTCCTATCTGGCGGACCTCGATACGATTCCGCACAACGACTTGGCGGCTACTCGTTCACCGCAACGGGTGAGGATGACGGCTCCCGAGGTGAAGCCGATGATCTGGGAGCTCTATCATTTCAAGGTGCGCATTCCCAACGATACCTTGATCGCGCACCTGAACCGTCTGCCGGTTTCGGTGCTGGCTGTGGATCAGACGATGGTAGACGGGCTGGTGCGTGAGCTTCGCTCTGAACAGGATCGTGATGCGGCCCTGAAAAAGATGGAAGTCTTCGTCAGCGGTCAAGTGAAAACGGCTCGAGGAACCCAAGCTCCCAGCGGCGCAAGACCTCTGCCGGCCGAGGAGAGACGAATTTCCGAGGCACTGGTGCTGAAACTCGGCAACTGGGCTTTCGATGAGCGAAGTCAGCTTGACGGAACGAAGCTTTCCTACGCGCTGGGTGGAATCGCCTTCGCCATGCCCGCCGATCTCCGCGGCGAGGCGCATCAGCTTGCCGAAGCGTACCGACAGGTAAATCCGGAGTACATCATCAACGTGGACGCGGGAGCGATTGTCATCTTTCAGGTTCTGGTGTCCTTCCTGATCGGTTTCATTCCCCCGCTCTCGGCTATGGTCATCGGCATCGTGATCTCAGCGATCGGAATCGGAATGGCCGCCTGGACCTACACCGGCTGGCTGGTCACTTTGGCGATTGCGATCTTCGCATTCGGCGAGATGGCGGCATCGCCCAAGAGCCAGGAATACGTAGGCCGGATCGCCCCGCAGCAGAAGGTGGCGATGTTCATGGGATTCTACTTCTGGACGGTGGCATTGGGTAATATCTTCGGCGGACGGCTTTCCGGAGAGCTTTACGGATCGCTGGCGCGCGACGCGGGACGACCGGACATCATGTGGATCATCTTCGGCGGTCTCGGTTTGCTCACCGCCGTGATTCTGATGCTGTACGACCGTCTCATCATCGGCAAGGGTAAGATGGAATGA
- a CDS encoding aminopeptidase P family protein, whose translation MNVRERLAALRRLMKKYKVHAYLVPSTDPHQSEYVPEFWRRREWISGFTGSAGDVIITERKAALWTDGRYFLQADAQLAGSGIKLMKLGLPETPGMTMWLSKTLKRGNRVGVDPRVLSVAAYQKLRQELDDFGLILVGIEDNLIDPVWLDRMPAPDGVAQVHPLRYSGESVTVKLRKLRRAMKDGGALGHVVAALDQIAWLFNVRGSDVQHNPVVIAYAIVTHRSAMLFVDRRKISPEVRRALGTSVQIRDYSQFGSALQRAAKSGSPWWIDGGTTNQWIANSLRSRGKIQFKPSPITPLKAAKNAAELRGARAAHVRDGVAMVRFLHWLENAVGREPVTEITAAEELEGFRSRSKLFRGLSFDTIAGYAAHGAIIHYSATPETDVRLRKRGLLVLDSGAQYIDGTTDITRTIALGRPTREQKEHFTRVLKGHIHLATASFPVGTSGKQLDTLARKALWDVGLDYGHGTGHGVGSYLSVHEGPQSISPTRDTGAPLVPGMICSNEPGFYKAGEYGIRIENLVYIVPDKERSQKGRKFLAFENLTLCPIDRNLIDTKLLTPAELRYLNSYHSRVRRTLTRFLSRKEAAWLAKATRPIK comes from the coding sequence ATGAATGTACGTGAAAGACTGGCCGCACTTCGGCGGCTCATGAAGAAATACAAGGTCCACGCCTATCTGGTGCCGAGCACCGATCCGCATCAGAGCGAATACGTTCCCGAGTTCTGGCGGCGGCGCGAGTGGATCAGCGGATTCACCGGCTCGGCGGGTGACGTGATCATCACCGAACGCAAGGCTGCGTTGTGGACGGACGGAAGGTATTTCCTGCAAGCCGATGCGCAGCTCGCCGGATCGGGAATCAAACTGATGAAACTCGGCTTGCCCGAAACGCCCGGCATGACGATGTGGTTGAGCAAGACGCTCAAACGAGGAAATCGTGTGGGCGTTGATCCGCGTGTCCTATCCGTTGCCGCCTATCAGAAGCTGCGACAGGAACTGGATGATTTCGGACTTATCCTCGTCGGCATCGAAGACAACCTGATTGATCCTGTGTGGTTGGATCGTATGCCGGCTCCGGACGGAGTGGCTCAGGTACACCCGCTCCGATACTCCGGTGAAAGCGTCACCGTTAAACTCCGCAAGCTCAGGCGAGCCATGAAGGACGGCGGCGCGCTCGGTCACGTCGTCGCGGCCTTGGATCAGATCGCGTGGCTTTTCAACGTTCGCGGATCGGACGTCCAGCACAATCCCGTGGTCATTGCCTATGCGATCGTCACGCACCGCTCGGCCATGCTATTCGTGGATCGTCGAAAGATCAGCCCCGAAGTCCGGCGTGCGTTGGGAACGTCCGTGCAGATCCGCGACTATTCGCAGTTCGGTTCCGCATTACAACGCGCGGCGAAGAGCGGGAGTCCGTGGTGGATTGACGGCGGAACAACCAATCAGTGGATTGCCAACTCGCTGCGGAGCCGGGGAAAGATTCAGTTCAAACCGTCGCCGATCACTCCGCTCAAGGCTGCGAAAAACGCCGCGGAATTGCGCGGCGCGCGAGCCGCTCATGTGCGCGACGGAGTGGCGATGGTCCGGTTCCTCCATTGGCTGGAAAATGCCGTTGGCCGCGAGCCTGTAACCGAAATCACGGCTGCGGAAGAACTGGAAGGGTTTCGCAGCCGCAGCAAATTATTCCGCGGCTTGAGCTTTGACACGATTGCCGGGTACGCCGCTCACGGCGCGATCATCCATTACTCGGCCACGCCCGAAACCGATGTTCGGCTTCGTAAACGCGGCCTTCTGGTTCTCGACTCGGGCGCGCAATACATTGACGGCACCACCGATATCACGCGCACGATTGCTCTGGGTAGGCCGACGCGGGAGCAGAAAGAGCATTTCACGCGCGTTCTCAAGGGTCATATTCATCTGGCGACCGCCTCGTTTCCGGTCGGAACCAGCGGCAAGCAACTTGACACTCTGGCCCGTAAGGCGCTCTGGGACGTCGGACTCGATTACGGCCACGGAACGGGTCACGGAGTGGGTTCATATCTGAGCGTCCATGAGGGCCCGCAGTCCATTTCGCCGACGCGCGATACGGGCGCTCCGCTCGTACCGGGAATGATTTGCTCGAACGAACCGGGATTCTATAAAGCCGGTGAGTACGGTATCCGTATCGAGAACCTTGTGTACATCGTGCCCGATAAGGAACGGTCTCAGAAAGGCCGGAAGTTTCTCGCGTTCGAGAATCTGACACTCTGCCCGATTGACCGCAACCTGATTGATACGAAGCTGCTTACACCGGCGGAGCTTCGCTATCTCAACTCGTATCACTCGCGAGTGCGACGTACGCTGACGCGTTTCTTGAGCAGGAAAGAGGCCGCGTGGCTGGCGAAAGCCACACGGCCCATAAAGTAG
- a CDS encoding phosphoenolpyruvate carboxykinase (ATP), translated as HFISGYTAKMAGTEKGLGQEPKAVFSACFGAPFMPLSPTSYANLLGEKIRKHGVNCWLINTGWTGGPFGVGKRISIAHTRAIVKAALSGALDKVPTRKDPIFKVEVPQSCPGVPEKILRPAETWPNAADYENKARKLAEDFHKNFEAYAVDAGPEIAAAGPTGS; from the coding sequence CACTTCATCTCCGGCTACACGGCCAAAATGGCGGGAACCGAAAAAGGACTCGGTCAGGAACCGAAAGCGGTGTTCTCGGCCTGCTTCGGTGCTCCGTTCATGCCGCTTTCTCCAACGTCCTATGCCAACCTCCTCGGCGAGAAAATCCGCAAGCACGGTGTGAACTGCTGGCTCATTAATACAGGTTGGACGGGCGGCCCCTTCGGCGTGGGCAAACGTATCTCTATCGCCCATACGCGCGCAATCGTCAAGGCGGCTCTTTCCGGCGCTCTCGACAAAGTACCCACTCGGAAAGACCCGATCTTCAAGGTCGAGGTGCCACAAAGTTGTCCAGGAGTTCCTGAAAAAATCCTGCGTCCCGCCGAGACCTGGCCGAACGCCGCCGACTATGAGAATAAGGCGCGGAAACTGGCGGAGGACTTCCACAAGAATTTCGAGGCCTACGCCGTCGACGCCGGCCCGGAGATTGCTGCCGCCGGCCCAACCGGGTCGTAA
- a CDS encoding M1 family metallopeptidase codes for MKNQDPHSSWIPGSPQIKHVVFDLDVDFDSHALAGSAVYRFNAPLSVSLVLDTRSLKIRRVTTDTGVELGWKLGEENYLGQVLTVQDTSGLSSIRIEYSTSPDTPALQWLAPEQTAGKKHPYVFSQCQAILARSVFPCQDTPSVRFTYQATLRVPRGLVAVMAARQEGREDAGRHTVCKFHMHHPIPSYLLALAAGNIVSEKIGAISRVYAEPESLKEAVWEFAEVEGMITGAQELFGPYIWDEFNLLLMPPSFPYGGMENPTLTFLTPTLIAGDRSLVSVVAHELAHSWTGNLVTNATWEDFWLNEGWTVYAERRIIERLYGEAMANLQAVSGRNDLFTAFKNFADKQEYTKLKTDLSGIDPDEVFSSVPYEKGFLLLVAVERAVGRKRFDPFVRAYIDDFRFTSITTDVFEDYLKRHFPDIERKVNLAQWIHEPGLSESAPEFTSSLIDDVRAAQRRWNAGERLIADVIAGWNVHQRVLFLDELPQQMSSEDCVHVEKLFAIETTRNCEILLPWYCIAAASTYEKAFPSIRDFLGVVGRGKYLRPLYRALHSNPNTKKMAAELFAEFRLRYHSVAQGAVQRILST; via the coding sequence ATGAAAAACCAAGACCCCCATTCGAGCTGGATTCCCGGCTCACCCCAAATCAAGCACGTCGTGTTCGATCTCGACGTTGATTTCGACAGTCACGCGCTTGCCGGAAGCGCCGTCTATCGCTTCAACGCTCCGCTCAGTGTGTCGCTCGTTCTTGACACGCGCAGTCTGAAAATCCGTCGCGTCACGACCGACACCGGAGTGGAACTCGGCTGGAAACTCGGCGAGGAAAACTACCTCGGCCAGGTGCTCACCGTTCAGGATACGTCGGGACTATCCTCCATCCGCATTGAGTACTCCACCTCCCCCGATACGCCCGCTCTGCAATGGCTGGCTCCCGAGCAAACGGCGGGAAAGAAGCATCCCTACGTATTCAGTCAGTGTCAGGCGATTCTGGCCCGCTCCGTTTTTCCCTGTCAAGACACGCCTTCGGTTCGCTTCACGTATCAGGCGACGCTCCGCGTTCCCCGGGGACTCGTAGCCGTCATGGCGGCGCGGCAGGAGGGTAGGGAAGACGCAGGTCGTCACACCGTCTGCAAGTTTCACATGCACCATCCGATTCCATCCTATCTGCTTGCGCTCGCGGCGGGCAATATCGTTTCCGAGAAAATCGGCGCGATTTCCCGCGTGTACGCCGAGCCGGAGAGTCTCAAGGAAGCGGTGTGGGAATTTGCCGAAGTGGAAGGCATGATCACCGGCGCGCAGGAGCTCTTCGGTCCTTATATCTGGGATGAATTCAATCTGCTCCTCATGCCGCCGTCGTTTCCTTATGGAGGGATGGAGAATCCAACGCTCACGTTTCTGACTCCCACGCTCATCGCGGGAGACCGCTCGCTGGTTTCGGTGGTGGCTCACGAACTGGCTCACTCGTGGACGGGCAACCTCGTCACCAACGCCACGTGGGAGGATTTCTGGCTGAACGAAGGCTGGACGGTCTATGCGGAAAGGCGGATCATCGAGCGACTCTATGGAGAAGCAATGGCCAATCTGCAGGCGGTTAGTGGACGTAACGACCTGTTCACGGCTTTCAAGAACTTCGCTGATAAGCAGGAGTACACGAAACTCAAGACCGATCTTTCCGGTATTGATCCCGACGAAGTGTTTTCCTCCGTGCCTTACGAGAAGGGCTTTCTGCTTTTGGTGGCGGTTGAACGCGCCGTTGGTCGCAAGCGATTCGATCCCTTCGTTCGCGCCTACATTGATGATTTCCGCTTCACTTCCATTACCACCGACGTCTTTGAGGACTATCTGAAGCGGCACTTCCCGGACATCGAGCGGAAGGTGAATCTGGCGCAGTGGATTCACGAACCCGGTTTGTCCGAATCGGCTCCCGAGTTCACATCGAGTTTGATTGACGATGTCCGCGCCGCACAAAGACGTTGGAATGCGGGCGAAAGATTGATCGCCGACGTGATTGCCGGCTGGAACGTTCATCAGCGTGTTCTGTTTCTCGATGAACTTCCCCAGCAGATGAGTTCTGAGGATTGCGTACATGTCGAAAAACTGTTCGCAATCGAGACGACCCGCAACTGCGAGATTCTGCTTCCGTGGTACTGTATTGCCGCCGCGAGTACCTACGAAAAGGCGTTCCCGTCCATCCGCGATTTTCTCGGTGTGGTCGGACGCGGGAAATATCTGCGTCCGCTCTATCGCGCACTGCACTCGAATCCCAACACAAAGAAAATGGCCGCCGAGCTCTTCGCTGAATTCCGGCTGCGCTATCATTCGGTGGCACAGGGAGCCGTGCAGCGGATTCTCTCCACGTAA